A part of Hippea maritima DSM 10411 genomic DNA contains:
- the obgE gene encoding GTPase ObgE codes for MFIDYARIHVKAGDGGRGIVSFRREKYVPKGGPDGGDGGRGGDVILKASKDENTLRSFRFKKRFTAENGQPGGSNNKTGRSGKDLIITVPVGTIVKDEEDNIIADLNQDGQTVVIAKGGKGGKGNAAFASPTNRAPRVAKPGKPGEEKDIVLELKLLADVGLVGFPNAGKSSLIRAVSDAKPEIANYPFTTLQPHLGYVFFDDKDFIIADIPGIIEGAHKGKGLGLRFLKHIERTAILLFVLDITDEPKEKYEKLLKELKEYNPELLKRKRAIALNKIDLFDKIDEKLYKGLFSKKVFLISALKKEGLKPLLKWISENLEKG; via the coding sequence GAGAAAAGTATGTCCCCAAGGGTGGTCCTGACGGTGGAGATGGCGGCAGAGGGGGCGATGTAATACTCAAGGCCTCAAAGGACGAAAACACTTTGAGGTCTTTTCGTTTTAAAAAACGCTTCACAGCAGAGAACGGCCAGCCGGGTGGCTCAAACAACAAAACAGGAAGAAGTGGCAAAGACCTAATCATTACTGTTCCAGTTGGCACTATAGTTAAGGATGAAGAAGACAATATAATTGCAGATCTAAATCAAGATGGCCAAACCGTTGTCATTGCAAAAGGCGGCAAGGGTGGAAAGGGCAATGCCGCATTTGCAAGTCCAACAAACAGGGCACCTCGTGTTGCAAAACCTGGTAAGCCGGGTGAGGAGAAGGATATAGTTTTAGAGCTAAAGCTTTTAGCCGATGTTGGCCTTGTTGGATTTCCAAATGCAGGCAAATCATCCCTGATCAGGGCTGTTTCTGATGCAAAACCAGAGATAGCAAACTATCCATTTACCACACTTCAACCACACTTAGGTTATGTGTTTTTCGATGATAAGGATTTTATAATCGCCGATATTCCGGGCATCATAGAAGGTGCACACAAGGGCAAAGGGCTCGGTTTGAGGTTTCTGAAACATATAGAAAGAACGGCTATTTTGCTGTTTGTTTTGGATATTACAGACGAACCGAAAGAAAAATATGAAAAGCTCTTAAAAGAACTCAAAGAATACAATCCCGAACTTCTAAAAAGGAAAAGGGCTATAGCCCTGAACAAGATAGATCTGTTTGATAAAATCGATGAAAAATTATATAAAGGATTATTTTCAAAGAAAGTATTTCTCATAAGCGCTTTAAAAAAGGAAGGCTTAAAACCTTTATTGAAATGGATAAGCGAGAATTTAGAGAAAGGCTAA